The nucleotide window TTGGAGGATCCCGGTGACGCCCAGGAAGGTAGCCGTCTTGGCCAGGGTAGCGTACCGTGCGAAGACCTTGGGCCAGAGGACGATGTTGACGAAGCCGGTCTCGTCCTCCAGGGTCATGAATGTGACTCCCCCTGCGGTGCCGGGCCGCTGGCGACAGATGACCAGGCCGGCGTAGCGGACGCGCGAGCCATGGCGCATCGAAGTGATCGTGCGAGCATCCAAGAGCCCTTGGGCTTTCAGCGCCTTCCGCAACGGCGCGAGGGGGTGACCCCTGGGGCTGTGATCCGTGCGCCGGTAGTCCCAAGCGATCTCTTCGGCAGCGCCAAGCGGTGTAAAGGTGGGCCGGTTTTCGTTGGCGGCCCTTGAGAGAGAAGCTGCTCGTGACTCGAATTCACGACATCGGCAGCATCAGCTAATGGAGTAGACGGGTGAGCCCCCGTTTCGTATCCGTTGCCTTGTTGCCGTATCTTTTTGACATCTTTCCCTTGAGATCCGTCATGATTGACCTTCCGGCGCGGAAAGAAGGGGCTCGGCAACCCGGATGAATGCTTCCGCCCAGGCGCATACTGATTCGGCATCGGCTTTCGACACGTGTGCCTCAATTCCATAATCGCCCACATTGCGGTAGTTCTGCGCGGCAATCAGATACTGATGAAACTTGGCGTCGAGCTTGGCCTGCTTGGCATATTCCAGACCGAAAGCGGTGATCACGGCGGAATGCTTGCGGTAGGATTGGCCCATGATCGCCAGCAAAGCCTCAGCTACATAGAACATGGCGTAGTATGCTCGGGAAGCCGCGAAATCAGGGTAACCATCCCGCAGGAGACTTCGCGCCGCGTCCAGGCTCTCCTTGGCCTTCTGGATCAAGGCCTCGACCTCGCTCATACCGCCACGCCTTCCCTGCGGACGTTCATAAGAAATGGGGTACTCCGTGTCCGATAATCCTCGGACCGAACGAACGCAGTGGAGATGACTACATCATACTCGAGGCTGAGTTGCGCGGCGGCCTTCGAAGTCCGCTCGATCAGATCGCCGTAGTCGAAGGGGGTCTTCACCACGCAGAG belongs to Candidatus Methylomirabilota bacterium and includes:
- a CDS encoding DNA-binding protein, translating into MSEVEALIQKAKESLDAARSLLRDGYPDFAASRAYYAMFYVAEALLAIMGQSYRKHSAVITAFGLEYAKQAKLDAKFHQYLIAAQNYRNVGDYGIEAHVSKADAESVCAWAEAFIRVAEPLLSAPEGQS